The following coding sequences are from one Delphinus delphis chromosome 19, mDelDel1.2, whole genome shotgun sequence window:
- the COPS3 gene encoding COP9 signalosome complex subunit 3 — protein sequence MASALEQFVNSVRQLSAQGQMTQLCELINKSGELLAKNLSHLDTVLGALDVQEHSLGVLAVLFVKFSMPSVPDFETLFSQVQLFISTCNGEHIRYATDTFAGLCHQLTNALVERKQPLRGIGVLKQAIDKMQMNTNQLTSVHADLCQLCLLAKCFKPALPYLDVDMVDICKENGAYEAKHFLCYYYYGGMVYTGLKNFERALYFYEQAIATPAMAVSHIMLEAYKKYILVSLILLGKVQQLPKYTSQIVGRFIKPLSNAYHELAQVYSTNNPSELRTLVTKHSETFTRDNNMGLVKQCLSSLYKKNIQRLTKTFLTLSLQDMASRVQLSGPQEAEKYVLHMIEDGEIFASINQKDGMVSFHDNPEKYNNPAMLHNIDQEMLRCIELDERLRAMDQEITVNPQFVQKSMGSQEDDSGNKPSSYS from the exons ATGGCGTCTGCCCTGGAGCAGTTCGTCAACAGCGTCCGCCAGCTCTCGGCCCAAG GGCAAATGACTCAGCTTTGTGAACTGATCAACAAGAGTGGGGAGCTCCTTGCGAAGAACTTATCCCATCTGGACACCGTGCTCGGGGCTCTGGATGTCCAGGAGCACTCCTTGGGAGTCCTTGCTGTTCT GTTTGTGAAGTTTTCTATGCCCAGCGTTCCTGACTTCGAGACGCTGTTCTCACAGGTTCAGCTCTTCATCAGCACTTGTAACGGGGAGCACATTCGCTATGCAACAGACACCT TTGCTGGGCTTTGCCATCAGCTAACAAATGCACTTGTGGAAAGAAAACAG CCCCTGCGCGGAATCGGCGTCCTTAAGCAGGCCATTGACAAGATGCAGATGAACACAAACCAGTTGACCTCCGTCCATGCTGACCTTTGCCAG CTGTGTCTGCTGGCGAAGTGCTTTAAGCCCGCCCTCCCGTACCTGGACGTGGACATGGTGGACATCTGCAAAGAGAACGGGGCCTACGAGGCCAAGCACTTCCTATGCTACTATTACTACGGCGGGATGGTCTACACCGGGCTGAAGAACTTCGAGCGGGCACTCTACTTCTACGAGCAG GCCATCGCCACTCCTGCTATGGCTGTCAGTCACATCATGCTGGAGGCATATAAAAAGTATATTCTCGTTTCCTTGATACTGCTTGGCAAAGTGCAGCAGCTGCCGAAATACACGTCTCAAATTGTGGGAAGATTCATTAAG CCTCTTAGCAACGCGTACCACGAGTTAGCGCAAGTTTATTCCACCAACAACCCCTCGGAGCTCCGCACCCTGGTGACCAAGCACAGCGAGACCTTCACTCGCGACAACAACATGGGGCTGGTGAAGCAGTGCCTGTCCTCGCTGTACAAGAAGAACATCCAGAGGCTCACCAAG ACCTTTTTAACGCTGTCATTACAAGACATGGCAAGTCGTGTGCAGTTATCTGGACCTCAGGAGGCAGAAAAGTATGTCTTGCACATG atagaAGATGGTGAAATTTTTGCAAGTATTAATCAGAAGGATGGGATGGTCAGTTTCCATGATAaccctgaaaaatataataacccCGCCATGCTTCATAACATCGACCAGGAG ATGCTGAGGTGCATAGAGCTGGACGAACGGCTGAGGGCCATGGACCAGGAGATCACAGTGAACCCCCAGTTTGTGCAGAAG agCATGGGGTCACAGGAAGACGATTCGGGAAACAAGCCATCCAGTTATTCCTGA
- the FLCN gene encoding folliculin isoform X2: MNAIVALCHFCELHGPRTLFCTEVLHAPLPQGAGSGDGPGRGEHAEEEEGGIQMSSRLRAHSPAEGASAESSSPGPKKSDMCEGCRSLAAGHPGYISHDKETSIKYVSHQHPNHPQLFSIVRQACVRSLSCEDSLARGFQRWYSIIAIMMDRIYLINSWPFLLGKIRGIIDELQGKALKVFEAEQFGCPQRAQRMNTAFTPFLHQRNGNAARSLTSLTNDDSLWACLHTSFAWLLKACGSRLTEKLLEGAPTEDTLVQMEQLADLEEESESWGSSEAGEEEKEGAEGREPTKCPADSSLLSDCGNWQPRKLSVFKSLRHMRQVLGAPSFRTLAWHVLMGNQVIWKSRDADLVHSAFEVLRTMLPVGCVRVIPYSSQYEEAYRCNFLGLGPHVQIPPHVLASEFAVVVEVHTAARSSLQPAGCEDEPSLSKHEFVVTSGSAVAADRAGPTILSKVEAALTNQNLSVDVVDQCLVCLKEEWMNKVKVLFKFTKVDSRPKEDTQKLLSILGASEEDNVKLLKFWMTGLSKTYKSHLLSTVRSPMASEPRS, encoded by the exons ATGAACGCCATCGTCGCGCTCTGTCACTTCTGCGAGCTCCACGGCCCCCGCACGCTCTTCTGCACAGAGGTCCTGCACGCCCCGCTTCCGCAAGGGGCGGGGAGCGGGGACGGCCCCGGCCGGGGCGAGCACGCTGAGGAAGAGGAGGGCGGTATCCAGATGAGCAGCCGCCTCCGCGCCCACAGCCCGGCGGAAGGGGCCAGCGCGGAGTCCAGCAGCCCGGGGCCCAAGAAGTCGGACATGTGCGAG GGCTGCCGGTCACTTGCAGCAGGGCATCCTGGGTACATCAGCCATGACAAGGAGACCTCGATCAAGTACGTCAGTCACCAGCACCCCAACCACCCCCAGCTCTTCAGCATCGTCCGCCAGGCCTGTGTGCGGAGCCTGAGCTGTGAG GACAGCCTGGCCCGGGGCTTCCAGCGCTGGTACAGCATCATCGCCATCATGATGGACCGCATCTACCTCATCAACTCCTGGCCCTTCCTGCTGGGCAAGATCCGTGGGATCATCGACGAGCTCCAGGGCAAGGCGCTCAAG GTGTTTGAGGCGGAGCAGTTTGGGTGCCCACAGCGTGCCCAGAGGATGAACACTGCTTTCACACCGTTCCTGCACCAAAGGAACGGCAACGCTGCCCGCTCGCTGACGTCCTTGACGAACGATGACAGCTTGTGGGCGTGCCTGCACACCTCCTTCGCCTG GCTCCTGAAGGCGTGCGGCAGCCGGCTGACCGAGAAGCTCCTGGAAGGCGCGCCCACTGAGGACACCTTGGTCCAGATGGAGCAGCTGGCGG ACTTGGAAGAGGAATCGGAAAGCTGGGGCAGCTctgaggctggagaggaggagaaagagggggcCGAGGGGCGGGAGCCGACCAAGTGCCCAGCGGATTCGTCCTTGCTCTCAGACTGTGGAAACTGGCAGCCCCGAAAGCTCTCTGTCTTTAAATCCCTTCGGCACATGAGGCAG GTCCTGGGTGCCCCATCTTTCCGCACACTGGCCTGGCACGTCCTCATGGGGAACCAGGTGATCTGGAAAAGTAGAGACGCAGACCTTGTCCATTCAGCCTTTGAAGTTCTTCGG ACCATGCTGCCCGTGGGCTGTGTGCGCGTCATCCCTTACAGCAGCCAGTACGAGGAGGCCTACCGCTGCAACTTCCTGGGGCTCGGCCCCCACGTGCAGATCCCTCCCCACGTGCTGGCCTCAG AGTTTGCTGTGGTGGTGGAAGTGCACACGGCCGCCCGCTCCAGCCTGCAGCCGGCCGGCTGTGAGGACGAGCCGTCCCTCAGCAAGCACGAGTTTGTCGTGACCAGTGGGAGTGCTGTGGCCGCAGACCGAG CTGGCCCCACCATCCTGAGTAAAGTGGAAGCAGCTTTGACCAACCAGAATCTGTCGGTGGACGTGGTCGACCAGTGCCTCGTCTGCCTCAAGGAAGAGTGGATGAA CAAAGTGAAGGTCCTCTTTAAGTTCACCAAGGTGGATAGCCGGCCCAAAGAGGACACACAGAAGCTGCTGAGCATCCTCGGGGCGTCCGAGGAGGACAACGTCAAGCTGCTCAAGTTCTGGATGACAGGCCTGAGCAAGACGTACAAGTCGCACCTCCTGTCCACGGTCCGCAGCCCCATGGCCTCAGAGCCTCGCAGCTGA
- the FLCN gene encoding folliculin isoform X1, with translation MNAIVALCHFCELHGPRTLFCTEVLHAPLPQGAGSGDGPGRGEHAEEEEGGIQMSSRLRAHSPAEGASAESSSPGPKKSDMCEGCRSLAAGHPGYISHDKETSIKYVSHQHPNHPQLFSIVRQACVRSLSCEVCPGREGPIFFGDEQHGFVFSHTFFIKDSLARGFQRWYSIIAIMMDRIYLINSWPFLLGKIRGIIDELQGKALKVFEAEQFGCPQRAQRMNTAFTPFLHQRNGNAARSLTSLTNDDSLWACLHTSFAWLLKACGSRLTEKLLEGAPTEDTLVQMEQLADLEEESESWGSSEAGEEEKEGAEGREPTKCPADSSLLSDCGNWQPRKLSVFKSLRHMRQVLGAPSFRTLAWHVLMGNQVIWKSRDADLVHSAFEVLRTMLPVGCVRVIPYSSQYEEAYRCNFLGLGPHVQIPPHVLASEFAVVVEVHTAARSSLQPAGCEDEPSLSKHEFVVTSGSAVAADRAGPTILSKVEAALTNQNLSVDVVDQCLVCLKEEWMNKVKVLFKFTKVDSRPKEDTQKLLSILGASEEDNVKLLKFWMTGLSKTYKSHLLSTVRSPMASEPRS, from the exons ATGAACGCCATCGTCGCGCTCTGTCACTTCTGCGAGCTCCACGGCCCCCGCACGCTCTTCTGCACAGAGGTCCTGCACGCCCCGCTTCCGCAAGGGGCGGGGAGCGGGGACGGCCCCGGCCGGGGCGAGCACGCTGAGGAAGAGGAGGGCGGTATCCAGATGAGCAGCCGCCTCCGCGCCCACAGCCCGGCGGAAGGGGCCAGCGCGGAGTCCAGCAGCCCGGGGCCCAAGAAGTCGGACATGTGCGAG GGCTGCCGGTCACTTGCAGCAGGGCATCCTGGGTACATCAGCCATGACAAGGAGACCTCGATCAAGTACGTCAGTCACCAGCACCCCAACCACCCCCAGCTCTTCAGCATCGTCCGCCAGGCCTGTGTGCGGAGCCTGAGCTGTGAG GTGTGCCCCGGCCGCGAGGGCCCCATCTTTTTTGGGGACGAGCAGCACGGCTTTGTGTTCAGCCACACATTCTTCATCAAGGACAGCCTGGCCCGGGGCTTCCAGCGCTGGTACAGCATCATCGCCATCATGATGGACCGCATCTACCTCATCAACTCCTGGCCCTTCCTGCTGGGCAAGATCCGTGGGATCATCGACGAGCTCCAGGGCAAGGCGCTCAAG GTGTTTGAGGCGGAGCAGTTTGGGTGCCCACAGCGTGCCCAGAGGATGAACACTGCTTTCACACCGTTCCTGCACCAAAGGAACGGCAACGCTGCCCGCTCGCTGACGTCCTTGACGAACGATGACAGCTTGTGGGCGTGCCTGCACACCTCCTTCGCCTG GCTCCTGAAGGCGTGCGGCAGCCGGCTGACCGAGAAGCTCCTGGAAGGCGCGCCCACTGAGGACACCTTGGTCCAGATGGAGCAGCTGGCGG ACTTGGAAGAGGAATCGGAAAGCTGGGGCAGCTctgaggctggagaggaggagaaagagggggcCGAGGGGCGGGAGCCGACCAAGTGCCCAGCGGATTCGTCCTTGCTCTCAGACTGTGGAAACTGGCAGCCCCGAAAGCTCTCTGTCTTTAAATCCCTTCGGCACATGAGGCAG GTCCTGGGTGCCCCATCTTTCCGCACACTGGCCTGGCACGTCCTCATGGGGAACCAGGTGATCTGGAAAAGTAGAGACGCAGACCTTGTCCATTCAGCCTTTGAAGTTCTTCGG ACCATGCTGCCCGTGGGCTGTGTGCGCGTCATCCCTTACAGCAGCCAGTACGAGGAGGCCTACCGCTGCAACTTCCTGGGGCTCGGCCCCCACGTGCAGATCCCTCCCCACGTGCTGGCCTCAG AGTTTGCTGTGGTGGTGGAAGTGCACACGGCCGCCCGCTCCAGCCTGCAGCCGGCCGGCTGTGAGGACGAGCCGTCCCTCAGCAAGCACGAGTTTGTCGTGACCAGTGGGAGTGCTGTGGCCGCAGACCGAG CTGGCCCCACCATCCTGAGTAAAGTGGAAGCAGCTTTGACCAACCAGAATCTGTCGGTGGACGTGGTCGACCAGTGCCTCGTCTGCCTCAAGGAAGAGTGGATGAA CAAAGTGAAGGTCCTCTTTAAGTTCACCAAGGTGGATAGCCGGCCCAAAGAGGACACACAGAAGCTGCTGAGCATCCTCGGGGCGTCCGAGGAGGACAACGTCAAGCTGCTCAAGTTCTGGATGACAGGCCTGAGCAAGACGTACAAGTCGCACCTCCTGTCCACGGTCCGCAGCCCCATGGCCTCAGAGCCTCGCAGCTGA